In one window of Fibrobacterota bacterium DNA:
- the mnmG gene encoding tRNA uridine-5-carboxymethylaminomethyl(34) synthesis enzyme MnmG, whose translation MESSFDVVVIGGGHAGIEAAHAAARMGARTAMVSMDVAAIGRMSCNPAIGGVAKGQLVRDLDALGGLMGVVADVAGIQFRMLNLSKGPAVWGPRAQMDMELYADTMQDRLRATPNLSLLDGELESFQRTPDGGFDLDFGPRGTLRCRSLIITSGTFLGAVMHTGMTQTKGGRVGEAAADRLSSAIRGLGIRTRRLKTGTPARLAADSIDYQAVEIQHGDPEPWSFSFRTEAPVKNHATCWITHTNLETHSILRDGFDRSPMFTGVIKGVGPRYCPSIEDKICRFADKDSHHLFLEPEGLRNGRIYVNGFSSSLPSEIQDRALRTIPGLKGCRVLRYGYAVEYDSVESTQLHPTFACKEVPGLYFAGQVNGTSGYEEAAAQGLVAGINAVLAIRGEPPFLLGRSESYIGVLADDLVSLELEEPYRMFTSRAEYRLHLRHDNAEVRLVDKGRALGLIDDAAFAKYEAWQARMESARTALGQARAFGPEVDAYLGECGSAPLDEATTALALLRRPDVGLEGLAARLGLDLGLARKDMLRLEAAERYRGFWDRQLKEIERNKRLQGLRIPQAFDYARAHALSTEARQKLAAKRPLTVGLAQRIAGVTPADISGLIFHINQGASGPA comes from the coding sequence ATGGAATCGAGTTTCGACGTCGTCGTCATCGGCGGAGGGCATGCCGGCATCGAGGCGGCCCACGCGGCCGCCCGCATGGGCGCGCGCACGGCGATGGTCTCCATGGACGTCGCCGCCATCGGACGCATGTCCTGCAATCCGGCCATCGGCGGGGTGGCCAAGGGCCAGCTCGTACGCGATCTGGATGCGCTCGGCGGCTTGATGGGGGTGGTCGCCGACGTGGCGGGCATCCAATTCCGCATGCTCAACCTATCCAAGGGCCCGGCCGTCTGGGGCCCGCGCGCGCAAATGGACATGGAGCTTTACGCCGATACCATGCAAGACCGCTTGCGCGCGACTCCCAACCTGTCGCTCCTCGACGGCGAACTGGAATCGTTCCAGCGTACTCCCGACGGCGGTTTCGATCTGGACTTCGGGCCGCGCGGAACCCTGCGCTGCCGCTCCCTCATCATCACCTCCGGAACCTTTCTCGGCGCCGTCATGCATACCGGCATGACGCAAACCAAGGGCGGCAGGGTGGGGGAGGCCGCCGCCGATCGCCTCTCTTCCGCCATCCGAGGTCTCGGAATACGTACCCGCCGCCTTAAGACCGGCACCCCGGCGCGCCTGGCGGCGGATTCCATCGACTACCAGGCCGTGGAGATCCAGCATGGCGACCCCGAGCCATGGTCCTTTTCGTTCCGGACCGAAGCTCCGGTCAAGAACCATGCCACCTGCTGGATCACGCATACCAATCTGGAGACGCACTCCATCCTGCGCGACGGTTTCGATCGCAGCCCCATGTTCACCGGCGTCATCAAGGGCGTCGGCCCGCGCTATTGCCCTTCCATCGAAGACAAGATCTGCCGCTTCGCGGATAAGGATTCCCATCACCTCTTCCTCGAACCCGAAGGCCTCCGCAACGGGCGCATTTACGTGAACGGGTTTTCTTCCAGCCTACCCTCCGAGATCCAGGATCGCGCCCTACGGACCATTCCCGGACTGAAAGGCTGCCGCGTGCTGCGCTACGGCTATGCCGTGGAATACGATTCGGTGGAATCGACCCAGTTGCATCCCACCTTCGCCTGCAAGGAAGTGCCGGGGCTTTATTTCGCCGGACAGGTGAACGGGACATCGGGCTACGAGGAGGCCGCCGCGCAGGGCCTGGTGGCGGGCATCAACGCGGTCCTGGCCATCCGCGGGGAACCCCCTTTTCTGTTGGGCCGCAGCGAATCCTACATCGGCGTGCTTGCCGACGATCTGGTTTCCCTCGAGCTCGAGGAACCTTATCGCATGTTCACTTCCCGGGCCGAGTACCGGTTGCATTTGCGGCACGACAATGCCGAGGTGCGATTGGTCGATAAGGGCCGCGCCTTAGGCCTGATCGACGATGCCGCCTTCGCGAAGTACGAGGCCTGGCAGGCGCGGATGGAGTCGGCGCGGACCGCCCTCGGCCAAGCGCGCGCCTTCGGGCCGGAGGTCGATGCCTACCTGGGTGAATGCGGTTCCGCGCCCTTGGACGAGGCCACTACCGCCCTTGCCTTGTTACGTCGGCCGGATGTGGGCCTGGAAGGTTTAGCCGCCCGTCTCGGCCTGGATCTGGGCTTGGCCCGGAAGGATATGCTGCGCCTGGAAGCGGCGGAAAGATATCGCGGCTTTTGGGATCGGCAATTGAAGGAGATCGAGCGGAACAAGCGTCTGCAGGGTCTGCGCATCCCCCAGGCTTTCGATTACGCAAGGGCCCATGCCCTTTCGACGGAGGCGCGCCAGAAGCTGGCCGCCAAGCGGCCGCTTACGGTGGGCCTGGCCCAACGTATCGCCGGAGTTACCCCTGCCGACATTTCCGGGCTTATCTTCCACATCAACCAGGGCGCCAGCGGCCCGGCTTAG